The Pectinophora gossypiella chromosome 15, ilPecGoss1.1, whole genome shotgun sequence genome has a window encoding:
- the LOC126373169 gene encoding D-erythronate dehydrogenase-like → MRAASRRGAYCGGQRDTAAMKVVVTGAAGFLGARLAARLAAGDAALPVTELLLVDVVPPPLPPRAQVPVATLVLELGAPGAAQRVIAPDTDVLFHLAAVVSGHAEADLELGLRVNFDATRALLDEAARTNPALRLVFASTVGVFGGELPDVVDDLTALTPQNSYGTAKAMSELLIDDYSRRGLVDGRSVRLPTVSVRAGAANRAVTSFASGIVREPLAGLPADCPVPLEQRLWLCSPAAALRNLQRAATVPAAALGERRALTLPGLSVAVGDMLAALAAVAGPAVTGRVRLAPDAAVARMVASFPAQFTAARALRLGFTADASFEDIIRDYIRDELGGSYVH, encoded by the coding sequence ATGAGAGCAGCGTCGCGGCGCGGCGCGTACTGTGGCGGGCAGCGCGATACTGCAGCTATGAAGGTGGTGGTGACGGGCGCGGCGGGCTTCCTGGGCGCGCGGCTGGCGGCGCGGCTGGCGGCGGGCGACGCGGCGCTGCCGGTGACCGAGCTGCTGCTGGTAGACGTGGtcccgccgccgctgccgccgcgaGCGCAGGTGCCCGTGGCCACCCTCGTGCTCGAGCTGGGCGCGCCCGGCGCTGCGCAGCGCGTGATCGCCCCCGACACCGACGTGCTGTTCCACCTGGCCGCCGTGGTCAGCGGCCACGCGGAGGCCGACCTCGAGCTGGGGCTGCGCGTCAACTTCGACGCGACGCGCGCGCTGCTGGACGAGGCGGCGCGCACCAACCCCGCGCTGCGGCTCGTGTTCGCCAGCACCGTAGGCGTGTTCGGCGGGGAGCTGCCCGACGTCGTCGACGACCTCACGGCGCTCACGCCGCAGAACTCGTACGGCACCGCGAAGGCGATGAGCGAGCTGCTGATCGACGACTACTCGCGGCGCGGGCTCGTGGATGGCCGCTCCGTGCGGCTGCCCACCGTGAGCGtgcgcgccggcgccgccaACCGCGCCGTCACGTCGTTCGCCAGCGGCATCGTGCGCGAGCCGCTGGCGGGGCTGCCGGCCGACTGCCCCGTGCCGCTCGAGCAGCGGCTATGGCTGTGCAGCCCAGCCGCGGCGCTACGCAACCTGCAGCGCGCGGCCACGGTGCCGGCCGCGGCGCTGGGCGAGCGGCGGGCGCTGACGTTACCGGGGCTGTCGGTGGCGGTGGGCGACATGCTGGCAGCGCTGGCGGCGGTGGCGGGCCCGGCCGTGACGGGCCGCGTGCGGCTGGCGCCGGACGCGGCGGTGGCGCGCATGGTGGCGTCGTTCCCCGCGCAGTTcacggcggcgcgcgcgctgcgGCTCGGGTTCACCGCCGACGCCAGCTTCGAGGACATCATCCGCGACTACATCCGCGACGAGCTCGGCGGCTCCTACGTTCACTGA